The following coding sequences lie in one Arachis ipaensis cultivar K30076 chromosome B03, Araip1.1, whole genome shotgun sequence genomic window:
- the LOC110269951 gene encoding cytochrome P450 81E8-like: MEDEASVSGDWLMILLLLLFLFLAKFILERNNKNNKNLPPSPTSLPIIGHLHLINQPLHRSLHNLTKKYGHILFLKLGTRNVLVVSSPSAIEECFTNNDIIFANRPQTLAGKHLNYNCKTMAFVPYGDHWRSLRRLTSLELFTANRLAMLARVREDEVQLLLKQLFQDCKAQNLKV, encoded by the coding sequence ATGGAAGACGAAGCATCAGTTTCAGGGGACTGGCTGATGatacttcttcttctcttgtttctttttcttgctaAATTCATACTTGAAAGAAATAATAAGAACAACAAAAATCTACCACCAAGTCCAACTTCTCTACCAATCATAGGTCACCTTCATCTCATAAATCAACCCTTACACCGAAGCCTACACAACCTAACAAAGAAATATGGCCACATCCTATTCCTCAAACTTGGCACACGCAACGTTCTTGTCGTCTCTTCACCTTCCGCCATTGAAGAATGCTTCACAAACAATGATATCATTTTTGCAAACCGTCCCCAAACACTTGCTGGGAAGCATCTCAACTACAATTGTAAGACAATGGCGTTTGTTCCCTATGGCGACCATTGGCGCAGCCTCCGCCGTCTAACATCTCTTGAGCTCTTCACCGCCAACCGTCTTGCCATGCTTGCTAGAGTCCGAGAGGACGAGGTTCAGTTGTTGCTGAAACAACTTTTTCAAGATTGCAAAGCTCAAAACTTAAAGGTATAA